The Coccidioides posadasii str. Silveira chromosome 2, complete sequence genomic interval CTATGTCCAGCAGAGGATATTGGATCCCTCCAGAGTCGGAAACAGAAACATGCTCATCTGAAGCCACTTCTGGCTGCCACTCCTGACGCGCTATCCTGGTTCTTTGTGCTAGTGCTTTGCCAAAACGTAATGCAGCACATAGATCTCTTCGAATCTCCATGCTAAAGCCCTCAAACAGTTTCTCTATTCGTCGTCTTGTAGCTTCGGAGTCATCATCTTGCGTATCGGTAGCATTATAAAGAGGGGCGTCTGAATTGAGTATCCTCCAATTACGGTTCAGCATTCTTTGCAGTGAGATTCCAGTCCGGATTATACGCGCTAGCCGAACAATAAGACTTCGGCGCGATACTTGTTCGGGCACCACAGGTACCGCTGGCGGTGTGAGATGGTGTGGAGGAACATCGTTAAGGACTGGCTTTTGGGCTTGAAAGTCGTCCGTCTCAGCTCTGTTTGCTGGCCATCCACCTAGTGCTGTTTCGGTAGGACGGGGATCGGTTGCAGGACTGGGTTCTGCTGCGGAGGGAGTGGAAGCCCCATTTTCTAAGGCTATTTCTGTTCCGGCATCCGCCTTCGCCAAACTTTTCTCGAGAGGGGTTTCAATGGTGACCGGTATAGACGAACGTCCTTCTAGAGAGCTAAGGAGTTTCCGCTTCGCAGACGGCAATGAATTTAGCGAAACCATACTGAATCCTTCGCTTTCCATGATAGAGTCAAATTCCCTATGGTCCTCGTTTGGGTCCGCAATACGTTCCCCCAGTTTCACTACCTTTGTTTTGGTAGTCGAGGAATGAATATTGTTAGCATCTAAAGGTTCTTCTCCTAGTTGGGAAGAAGATGTGGGAGTCGGATAGAGACGGAATTTAGGCCTAGGAGTATGTCCAGCAAAAGTTACGTTGATTGGGGATGGACCAACATCTCCGTGTATAGGTGAGGTTTCCGAGACCCCAAATTCTTTCCCGGGCTGACCGGATTGCAATCTTTCCCCTGCTTTAGCTATTGGAGTCAATTTTGGCGAGGTTTGATCATCTTGAATTGTAGGAGCACCAAGATTAGGCTGAGTGGTCTGATACGTAGAAGCGTGTGTTTCTGGCTCATACGCGGCACCATCAACACCACCTTGGGCGATATCCAAAAACGGATCATCTCCACTAAGCAGGTCTGCGATGGATTTTGCGGGCGAGGAGTGACGCGTGGGTGAATTCTCTCCAACGGGCTCTAGGGTCTTCCTTGACCTTCCTCTTTTTCGCTTCCCTACACTATCTAAAACGCCATCGAAAATTCCGGCAGGTCTCTTCTTTCCCGGAGTGGGCGCACGCTTGGATACGTCAGTTTTTTTCCCTTTACGGGGTGACTTCTTCGGTGAGGGCTCAGCCGATGAATTTCCACCCTTCAGGGGTATTTTCAGGGCGTTGCCGCTTTTCCAACCACCAGCTCTGCTTTGGATAATGTTTTGaccctcctcttcttcgtcgcGCTCGGCTTCTACCGTCACTCGGATCCGCCAGGGACTGATGTTACTTTCCGAGTGCATGGTCGTTTTGGTTGGGGAAAGCGATCTCTGGTTGAAGCGGTCCCCCGAAGGTGTAGACGGGAGGACTATATCAGGATATTTGATCGATCTTGCGACGCTTTTCGCACTTCTTTTGCCTTTACTTCTGGTGGACCACGGGGTTCTCGGGGTTCGGGACTTGAAGGGTGTCATGCTCAGTCTCCGATGGGAGAACGGCTTTGTGGCGGATGAGAGTAGAAATTCAGGATCGCCGGGATAGCCCAGCGGGTCAGGGGACGAACTTCCATTTCGACTCTCCATTGCGATACGTTGTTATCCTTTCTTTGCTCCAGGGCGGGAGGAATGGCAGGCGGCGGCAGGGAATCGCGACCAGTGCGGAGGGGGCAACAGCGGTAGCAGGTATCAAGGATTGGAAGCTATGCTCCATCGGGCGCGACCTGGTTGGAGTCGCAGGCTCATCGATTCTCTTTCAGCGCTCAGGCTAGACCTGGCAATGCGATTTCAAGACGTTTTGCTCTGGTCCGATCGTTCGCCTTCGACGGAGCTTCGTGCTGGTCGTCGGAGGTGGCTCGTGCGCTTTGTTTATGTTTGCATTGATTATATCATCCACCCTCATCGTAGGAGCCGGATCAATAATTATCCTAGATCGAGAAAAGCCTTTCATCACTAACCAAATTTGGCCCAGTAGATCTCCAGCCACACTTCGGAAGTACCCGGCCCGAGAGACTCACCGGAGCAACCCACAGTGCCGGCGAGACAACAGCACCACTACAGCAGCATCGCAGCATCGCAGCACTGCAACAGGGATCTTATCGACAAATAATGGCTGGTTCCGATCCGGAGAGTGGTGTCCCTCGCGCATCTGTTATTCTTCCTGGTCTGGGCTTTTGGTGCCGCTCTATGTGCGCATATGTACCTCTACATCACCAGGCCGCCCGTTAAAAAGCTCTTGAATGTTGAGAGCTTAGTTCTGTGTTACCATCAACTTTATAGTTCAAAGCACGAGTGGTACGGTCCGTCCCGGGCAGAGTATCCCCAGCCGCAAACGGTCCGAGCGGCGGATGGACCGGGATTGTTTCAAGTGACAAGTACATACGCAGCTCGTCGATCTGAGTTCCACCAAGGTGGTTGGCAGCGTATGACGATCCACTTCCCGCTGGTCGGCATCATATCGCGACGTGGTACCTCCATTCCTACCTGGAGCTATGGTATGCCCTCCAATACGTTACGTTGTCTCCCACAATGCCGTCCATGGTCCAAAAATCTCGTCGTTTGTCGGGTTCACTTTTATCATCCCTTAGCGACATGACTGTGAGAATTCACTCATCCGTCCCACGGCTAGCCTGTATTTCTCCTGTAGCTCAAGGTTCTCGACTCCGGCGACGGAGAGTGGTGACGTCGTATAGTTCGTGATTTGAATTGTAAGGAAGGGGGTATAATAACCCCGCCTCTTCACGCCCTTTGCAGATCCCTTTATATTTCTTAGTTGAACCATGAATAGTTACGGAGTATATCAGAGAGGAATTGACACTACTTTCTTCCGCCCTTTTGCAGGCAGGAAAAATGCACTATTCGCGTTTCGTTGGCCCTTTCTTGCTCGCCTGCGTGGTCGTGCCTGGGACGCCACAGGGCATGAATGTCACTGTTCCCGCTCCTCAGCCAGCTCCCGCGCCCACCGACTCCCCTTCTAACACTTCTACAGCACTGCAAGTATATA includes:
- a CDS encoding uncharacterized protein (EggNog:ENOG410PW8Z~COG:L~BUSCO:1727at33183); translation: MESRNGSSSPDPLGYPGDPEFLLSSATKPFSHRRLSMTPFKSRTPRTPWSTRSKGKRSAKSVARSIKYPDIVLPSTPSGDRFNQRSLSPTKTTMHSESNISPWRIRVTVEAERDEEEEGQNIIQSRAGGWKSGNALKIPLKGGNSSAEPSPKKSPRKGKKTDVSKRAPTPGKKRPAGIFDGVLDSVGKRKRGRSRKTLEPVGENSPTRHSSPAKSIADLLSGDDPFLDIAQGGVDGAAYEPETHASTYQTTQPNLGAPTIQDDQTSPKLTPIAKAGERLQSGQPGKEFGVSETSPIHGDVGPSPINVTFAGHTPRPKFRLYPTPTSSSQLGEEPLDANNIHSSTTKTKVVKLGERIADPNEDHREFDSIMESEGFSMVSLNSLPSAKRKLLSSLEGRSSIPVTIETPLEKSLAKADAGTEIALENGASTPSAAEPSPATDPRPTETALGGWPANRAETDDFQAQKPVLNDVPPHHLTPPAVPVVPEQVSRRSLIVRLARIIRTGISLQRMLNRNWRILNSDAPLYNATDTQDDDSEATRRRIEKLFEGFSMEIRRDLCAALRFGKALAQRTRIARQEWQPEVASDEHVSVSDSGGIQYPLLDIAADGQSLSTMSRDENHDHSSVHLGTPTPRDENLTEKINMEMAKREEQWQREREAISRQIEAASESQVIVIESDDERLATQSPLHQDQDIPGDLRNQTTAEDDDYEDIWQQEAREGAIPSDSPSFAEVTHDDTVHPRRTAVPTNIGYAQDEENFPRQPWSAHTQKYPMLSLGKSQLEKYRDMTFEFSSLIRTPESSTRRWMRGALESASTRGSNSMPNEAPLQQAPTSAVAEANTIEDVRQQARPPFSSSSDSISELPPPPSLKYTGSDIMTNGQHEPSPLLGDQMSPNLRYVGDNAENQFESNGEARNDLEEDVHTVSPNFKAQETAINPSWFNRLTNIAPKWFVASPSTQSHSIQNQPPLDQPEYPMQSTSFPPVVQEQADFSTTPRATHRRRRPNGKPLALSGYFTNDHYFALRRIYRKAKESPHLFHYAPTPERDAMLGKWMWSADGHHHRQVTEIQLAVVDKFRKDLIEASRKSGGPDTLGWTEEDILWRLFSIIVGEKIRRERKRQQAVEDTGDGIGDAEIPGAIVT